From one Thalassobaculum sp. OXR-137 genomic stretch:
- a CDS encoding tellurite resistance TerB family protein yields MDVQRLLDGFLGNGSGSTSKSGLGGMAGGLADKMPGGLMGGAAAGGLVAALLSSKKARKLGGKALTYGGLAVLGGLAYKAWSDHRANRPEAAATDAPPAAPADSGFDPARLRDSRGDDFRLTLVRAMVSASLADGHIDEREQAMIDQQIGATDLAEDERRFISDQLDRPADPIAIASLCADEPQATEVYLASLVVLDPGIPGDARYRQRLGDALRLPDDLRRRLEREVEVHLRSPEAV; encoded by the coding sequence ATGGACGTTCAACGGCTGCTGGACGGGTTCCTGGGCAACGGATCCGGCTCGACATCGAAATCCGGGCTCGGCGGGATGGCAGGCGGCCTCGCCGACAAGATGCCCGGCGGGCTGATGGGCGGAGCGGCGGCGGGCGGTCTCGTCGCGGCGCTGCTGAGCTCTAAGAAGGCCCGCAAGCTGGGCGGCAAGGCGCTGACCTATGGCGGTCTCGCGGTCCTGGGCGGCCTCGCCTACAAGGCGTGGAGCGACCACCGCGCCAACCGGCCGGAGGCGGCCGCCACCGACGCGCCCCCGGCGGCGCCGGCCGACAGCGGCTTCGATCCGGCCCGGCTGCGCGACAGCCGCGGCGACGATTTCCGGCTCACCCTCGTTCGCGCCATGGTCAGCGCGTCGCTGGCCGACGGCCATATCGACGAGCGCGAGCAGGCGATGATCGATCAGCAGATCGGCGCGACGGATCTGGCCGAGGACGAGCGCCGCTTCATTTCCGACCAGCTCGACCGGCCGGCCGACCCGATCGCCATCGCGTCCCTCTGCGCCGACGAGCCGCAGGCGACGGAAGTGTATCTGGCCTCTCTCGTGGTGCTGGATCCCGGCATCCCCGGCGATGCCCGGTACCGCCAGCGCCTGGGCGACGCCCTGCGCCTGCCGGACGACCTCCGGCGGCGGCTGGAGCGCGAGGTCGAGGTCCATCTGCGGTCGCCCGAGGCGGTGTAG
- the glgA gene encoding glycogen synthase GlgA yields the protein MRILFVASECVPLVKTGGLADVAGALPKALTRKGVDVRVLVPGYTGVMARMAEGKVVWRADDVFSRQAVVRRAPVDGLDVLALDIPEFYERDGLYVTRDGADWPDNPVRFASLAWVAASIARDGLEGGWRPDIVHAHDWQAALAPLYLKDWGVPDVASILTIHNMSYQGMCGADLRRDLKLPEAGFDAQGYEFYGQVNFLKAGLIHSDLVTTVSPTYARELESPDFGWGLEGVLAARQERAIGILNGIDTEMWDPMTDPAVPSFTTRSLSGRRSACKSLLNAFSIDADRPGPLFAVVSRLTDQKGLDLLLGILPDMLRNGGSLVLLGSGDRRLEEAFQTAARDHEGSVGVRIGYDEDLAHRIYAGADAILVPSRFEPCGLTQMYAMRYGALPVVARTGGLADTIIDANSAAISAGVATGFQFEPGSREAFANAIAKVFAVFSEPGLWRQMQRNAMRHPVGWDGPAERYVDLYARLMAAKEGQRRFSATM from the coding sequence ATGAGAATTCTGTTCGTCGCCTCGGAATGCGTTCCGCTGGTGAAGACCGGCGGACTGGCCGATGTGGCTGGCGCGCTGCCCAAGGCCCTGACCCGCAAGGGTGTCGACGTCCGCGTCCTGGTACCGGGCTATACCGGCGTGATGGCGCGGATGGCCGAGGGGAAGGTCGTGTGGCGCGCCGACGACGTGTTCTCGCGGCAGGCGGTGGTGCGCCGCGCGCCGGTGGACGGGCTCGACGTCCTGGCGCTGGATATCCCGGAATTCTACGAGCGCGACGGCCTGTACGTGACCCGGGACGGGGCCGACTGGCCGGACAACCCGGTGCGCTTCGCCTCATTGGCCTGGGTGGCGGCGTCGATTGCCCGCGATGGGCTGGAAGGAGGCTGGCGTCCGGACATCGTCCATGCCCACGACTGGCAGGCCGCCCTGGCTCCGCTCTATCTGAAGGATTGGGGTGTGCCCGACGTCGCCTCCATCCTGACGATCCACAACATGTCCTACCAGGGCATGTGCGGCGCCGATCTGCGCCGCGACCTGAAGCTTCCCGAGGCGGGGTTCGACGCCCAGGGCTATGAGTTCTACGGCCAGGTGAATTTCCTGAAAGCGGGCCTGATCCATTCCGATCTGGTAACCACGGTCAGCCCGACCTATGCCCGCGAGTTGGAGAGCCCCGATTTCGGCTGGGGCCTGGAAGGGGTCCTGGCCGCGCGGCAGGAGCGGGCGATCGGCATCCTGAACGGCATCGATACCGAGATGTGGGATCCGATGACGGATCCGGCGGTGCCGTCCTTCACCACCCGGTCGCTGTCCGGCCGGCGCTCGGCCTGCAAGTCGCTGTTGAACGCCTTCTCGATCGACGCCGACCGGCCCGGGCCGCTCTTCGCCGTCGTCAGCCGCCTGACCGACCAGAAGGGCCTGGACCTGCTGCTCGGAATCCTGCCGGACATGCTGCGCAACGGCGGCTCCCTGGTGCTGCTGGGCAGCGGCGACCGTAGATTAGAGGAGGCGTTCCAGACCGCTGCCCGCGACCATGAGGGCTCGGTCGGGGTGCGCATCGGTTACGACGAGGATCTGGCGCATCGGATCTATGCCGGGGCCGACGCGATCCTGGTGCCGTCTCGGTTCGAGCCCTGCGGGCTGACCCAGATGTATGCGATGCGCTATGGCGCGTTGCCGGTGGTGGCGCGGACCGGCGGTCTGGCGGACACGATCATCGACGCGAACTCGGCGGCGATCAGCGCCGGGGTGGCCACCGGCTTTCAGTTCGAGCCGGGATCGCGCGAGGCGTTCGCGAACGCCATCGCCAAGGTCTTCGCGGTGTTCTCCGAGCCGGGGCTGTGGCGCCAGATGCAGCGCAACGCCATGCGCCACCCGGTCGGCTGGGACGGCCCGGCGGAGCGCTATGTCGACCTCTATGCAAGGCTGATGGCGGCGAAGGAGGGGCAGCGGCGATTCAGCGCGACGATGTGA
- a CDS encoding acyl-CoA dehydrogenase family protein: MIPEMSDKAAELRNRVQAFMDEHVYPAEHVYEEQIAAGASRWTAPPIMEELKAKAKAAGLWNMFLPESDLGAGLSNRDYAPICEVMGRSSMGSEVFNCSAPDTGNMEVLVRYGTDEQKAKWLTPLLNGEIRSAFAMTEPAVASSDATNIEAQITRDGDEYVINARKWWTSGALDERCKIMIFMGKTDPDAEKYRQQSMILVPLDTPGVTVKRALTVFGYDHAPHGHAEVTFENARVPVTNVLLGEGRGFEIAQGRLGPGRIHHCMRLIGQAERALESMKARARSRVAFGKPLSDQGALRHTIAECRIAIDQARLMVLYAAHKMDTVGNKAARQEIAMIKVIAPRMACDVIDKAIQVHGGGGVSQDFHLAHAYGHSRALRLADGPDEVHLESIAKSELKKNA; encoded by the coding sequence ATGATCCCCGAAATGAGCGACAAGGCGGCCGAGCTGCGCAACCGCGTGCAGGCCTTCATGGACGAGCATGTCTATCCGGCCGAGCACGTCTATGAGGAGCAGATCGCCGCCGGCGCCAGCCGCTGGACCGCCCCGCCGATCATGGAGGAGCTGAAGGCCAAGGCGAAGGCCGCCGGGCTGTGGAACATGTTCCTGCCGGAGAGCGACCTCGGGGCGGGCCTGTCGAACCGCGACTACGCCCCGATCTGCGAGGTGATGGGCCGGTCCTCCATGGGCTCGGAGGTGTTCAACTGCTCCGCCCCGGATACCGGCAACATGGAGGTGCTGGTCCGCTACGGCACCGACGAGCAGAAGGCCAAGTGGCTGACCCCGCTGCTGAATGGCGAGATCCGCTCCGCCTTCGCCATGACCGAGCCGGCGGTCGCGTCCTCCGACGCCACCAATATCGAGGCGCAGATCACCCGCGACGGCGACGAGTATGTGATCAACGCCCGCAAGTGGTGGACCTCGGGCGCGCTCGATGAGCGCTGCAAGATCATGATCTTCATGGGCAAGACCGATCCCGATGCGGAGAAGTACCGCCAGCAGTCGATGATCCTGGTGCCGCTCGACACGCCGGGCGTGACGGTGAAGCGGGCGCTGACGGTGTTCGGCTACGACCACGCGCCGCACGGCCATGCGGAGGTGACCTTCGAGAATGCCCGTGTACCGGTGACCAACGTGCTGCTGGGCGAGGGCAGGGGCTTCGAGATCGCGCAGGGCCGCCTCGGCCCGGGGCGCATCCACCACTGCATGCGGCTGATCGGCCAGGCCGAGCGCGCGCTGGAATCGATGAAGGCCCGGGCCCGCTCCCGCGTCGCCTTCGGCAAGCCGCTCTCCGACCAGGGCGCCTTGCGCCACACCATCGCCGAATGCCGCATCGCCATCGACCAGGCCCGCCTGATGGTGCTCTACGCCGCCCACAAGATGGACACGGTCGGCAACAAGGCGGCCCGCCAGGAGATCGCGATGATCAAGGTCATCGCTCCGCGCATGGCCTGCGACGTCATCGACAAGGCGATCCAGGTGCATGGCGGCGGCGGTGTGTCCCAGGACTTCCACCTGGCCCATGCCTATGGCCACAGCCGCGCCCTGCGCTTGGCCGACGGCCCGGACGAGGTGCATCTGGAATCGATCGCCAAGTCGGAGCTGAAGAAGAACGCCTGA
- the glgC gene encoding glucose-1-phosphate adenylyltransferase, producing the protein MVHTPGPTRLAQQTMAFVLAGGRGSRLMELTDRRAKPAVYFGGKSRIIDFALSNAVNSGIRRIGVATQYRAHSLIRHLQRGWSFFRAERNEYLDILPASQQSGGENWYLGTADAVTQNIDIIDSYDPEYVVILAGDHIYKMDYEVMLIQHVETGADVTVGCLTLDRSEASSFGVMAVDGRSRIVDFVEKPADPPPLPDDPDKALASMGIYVFNWSVLRELLLEDAADPTSSHDFGKDIIPSVVKGGSAYAHFFSDSCVMSGLEPAPYWRDVGTVDAFWEANIDLTDFVPGLDLFHEDWPIWTYGEVVPPAKFVHNEDNRRGRAVSSMVSGGCIISGTTIERSLLFTKCHTHSYSDLFEVVALPKVVVNRHARLKRVVIDRGVEIPEGLVVGEDPDEDAKWFRRTEAGTCLITKPMIDRWMAAR; encoded by the coding sequence ATGGTCCATACTCCGGGGCCCACGCGCCTTGCACAGCAGACCATGGCCTTTGTCCTCGCAGGCGGGCGCGGCAGCCGGCTGATGGAACTGACGGACCGCCGGGCCAAGCCGGCGGTCTATTTCGGCGGCAAGAGTCGGATAATCGACTTCGCGCTCTCCAATGCGGTCAATTCCGGCATCCGCCGCATCGGTGTCGCCACCCAGTACCGCGCCCACAGCCTCATCCGGCATCTGCAGCGCGGCTGGAGCTTCTTCCGGGCGGAGCGCAACGAGTACCTGGACATCCTGCCCGCCTCTCAGCAGTCGGGCGGCGAGAACTGGTATCTGGGCACCGCCGACGCCGTGACCCAGAACATCGACATCATCGACAGCTACGACCCGGAATACGTCGTCATCCTGGCCGGCGACCACATCTACAAGATGGACTACGAGGTAATGCTGATCCAGCACGTGGAGACCGGCGCCGACGTCACGGTGGGCTGCCTGACCCTGGATCGGTCGGAGGCCTCGTCCTTCGGCGTCATGGCGGTGGACGGGCGCTCCCGCATCGTCGACTTCGTGGAGAAGCCGGCCGATCCGCCGCCGCTGCCCGACGATCCGGACAAGGCGCTCGCCAGCATGGGGATCTACGTCTTCAACTGGTCGGTCCTGCGCGAGCTTCTGCTGGAGGATGCGGCCGATCCGACCTCCAGCCACGATTTCGGCAAGGACATCATCCCCTCCGTGGTGAAGGGCGGCTCGGCCTACGCCCATTTCTTCTCCGACAGCTGCGTCATGAGCGGCCTGGAGCCCGCCCCGTACTGGCGCGACGTGGGCACGGTCGACGCGTTCTGGGAGGCGAATATCGACCTCACCGACTTCGTGCCCGGTCTCGACCTGTTCCACGAGGACTGGCCGATCTGGACATACGGCGAGGTCGTTCCCCCGGCGAAGTTCGTGCACAACGAGGACAACCGCCGCGGCCGGGCCGTCAGTTCCATGGTGTCGGGCGGCTGCATAATATCCGGCACGACGATCGAGCGCTCTTTGCTGTTCACCAAGTGCCACACCCATTCCTATTCCGACCTGTTCGAGGTGGTCGCCTTGCCGAAGGTTGTCGTGAACCGCCATGCAAGGCTGAAACGGGTGGTCATCGACCGCGGGGTGGAGATCCCCGAGGGTCTGGTCGTCGGTGAGGATCCCGACGAGGACGCCAAGTGGTTCCGCCGCACCGAGGCGGGGACCTGCCTGATCACAAAACCCATGATCGACCGCTGGATGGCCGCGCGATGA